A stretch of the Halorussus salinus genome encodes the following:
- a CDS encoding 8-oxo-dGTP diphosphatase: MQSATLCYLLRPDEREVLLIRKKRGLGEGKFVGPGGKVEEGETPRECVVREVEEEIRVTPNDPEKVGEFRFVFGDEPRMFVHVFRAEEFAGEPESTPEADPAWFDYEAVPYDEMWEDDRHWMPHLFDGETFAGEFVFDSDGDELREWTVETGVREVE; the protein is encoded by the coding sequence ATGCAGTCCGCGACGCTCTGTTACCTCCTTCGGCCCGACGAGCGCGAGGTCTTGCTCATCCGCAAGAAGCGCGGTCTCGGCGAAGGCAAGTTCGTCGGCCCCGGCGGGAAAGTCGAGGAGGGCGAGACGCCCCGCGAGTGCGTCGTCCGCGAGGTCGAAGAGGAGATTCGCGTGACGCCCAACGACCCCGAGAAGGTCGGCGAGTTCCGGTTCGTCTTCGGCGATGAACCACGGATGTTCGTCCACGTCTTCCGCGCCGAGGAGTTCGCTGGCGAACCGGAATCGACTCCGGAGGCCGACCCGGCGTGGTTCGACTACGAGGCGGTGCCCTACGACGAGATGTGGGAGGACGACCGCCACTGGATGCCTCACCTGTTCGACGGCGAGACCTTCGCCGGGGAGTTCGTCTTCGACTCGGACGGCGACGAACTGCGCGAGTGGACGGTCGAGACCGGCGTGCGCGAGGTGGAGTGA
- the thsA gene encoding thermosome subunit alpha: protein MGGRPMFVLAEDTERTQGRDAQQSNISAGKAVSEAVRTTLGPRGMDKMLVTDTGDVTITNDGATILNTMDIEHPAAQMIVEVAEAQEDEVGDGTTTAAVLAGELLSKAESLLDDDVHPTTIVEGYAEARDIALDAIDGLVLDEELTDDLLKQVAESSMTGKGTGDVTTEKLAEEVVRAVRHAEGDEGVVRDNVRVHTQTGGSSSATELVEGVISEAEPVHANMLRVVEDATIAVVDEQFGVREANIDAEYSVESVDQLTAAMDAEDRELREYADALADAGVDVVFSTDSIDDRPAAYLADAGLLAFENVADDEARAIASATGASRTSKVEDIEEADLGRAETVRVRTFAGEDLAFVEGGAAAQAVTMLVRGGTEHVVDELERALSDALDVVTAALDSGGVVAGAGATEIVVADRVREEAASIEGRKQLAVEAFADAVDVLPRTLAENTGMDPIDGLVDLRAENDEREGRAGIIATGQHGEIGDPVESGVLDPAAVKREAFESATEAATMIARIDDVIAAE, encoded by the coding sequence ATGGGCGGCCGACCGATGTTCGTCCTCGCGGAGGACACCGAGCGGACGCAGGGCCGAGACGCCCAGCAGTCGAACATCTCCGCCGGAAAGGCGGTCAGCGAGGCGGTACGCACCACGCTCGGACCGCGCGGGATGGACAAGATGCTGGTCACGGACACCGGCGACGTGACCATCACGAACGACGGCGCGACCATCCTGAACACGATGGACATCGAACACCCCGCGGCCCAGATGATAGTCGAGGTCGCGGAGGCCCAAGAGGACGAGGTCGGCGACGGCACGACCACGGCCGCGGTCCTCGCGGGCGAACTCCTCTCGAAGGCCGAGAGCCTGCTGGACGACGACGTGCATCCGACGACCATCGTGGAGGGCTACGCCGAGGCCCGCGACATCGCGCTCGACGCCATCGACGGTCTCGTGCTGGACGAGGAGCTAACCGACGACCTTCTGAAGCAGGTCGCCGAGTCGAGCATGACCGGCAAGGGGACCGGCGACGTGACCACCGAGAAACTGGCCGAGGAGGTCGTTCGCGCGGTCCGCCACGCCGAGGGCGACGAGGGCGTGGTTCGGGACAACGTTCGGGTCCACACCCAGACCGGCGGGTCGTCGTCGGCCACCGAACTCGTGGAGGGCGTCATCAGCGAGGCGGAACCGGTCCACGCCAACATGCTCCGCGTGGTCGAAGACGCCACCATCGCGGTCGTAGACGAGCAGTTCGGCGTCCGCGAGGCGAACATCGACGCCGAGTACTCCGTCGAGAGCGTGGACCAACTCACCGCCGCGATGGACGCCGAGGACCGCGAACTGCGGGAGTACGCCGACGCGCTCGCGGACGCTGGCGTCGATGTCGTCTTCTCGACGGACTCCATCGACGACCGCCCCGCGGCGTACCTCGCGGACGCGGGCCTTCTCGCGTTCGAGAACGTGGCCGACGACGAGGCCCGCGCTATCGCGTCGGCGACCGGCGCGAGTCGGACGAGCAAGGTCGAAGACATCGAGGAGGCCGACCTCGGACGCGCCGAGACGGTCCGCGTTCGCACCTTCGCAGGCGAGGACCTCGCGTTCGTGGAAGGCGGCGCGGCCGCGCAAGCGGTCACGATGCTCGTCCGCGGCGGCACCGAACACGTCGTGGACGAACTCGAACGCGCCCTCTCGGACGCGCTGGACGTGGTGACCGCGGCGCTGGACTCCGGCGGCGTGGTCGCGGGCGCTGGCGCGACCGAAATCGTCGTCGCCGACCGCGTGCGCGAGGAGGCCGCCAGCATCGAGGGCCGCAAGCAACTCGCGGTCGAGGCGTTCGCCGACGCGGTGGACGTTCTCCCGCGCACCCTCGCGGAGAACACCGGCATGGACCCAATCGACGGACTGGTGGACCTGCGGGCCGAGAACGACGAGCGCGAGGGCCGCGCGGGCATCATCGCCACGGGCCAGCACGGCGAAATCGGCGACCCCGTGGAGTCGGGCGTCCTCGACCCCGCCGCGGTCAAGCGCGAGGCGTTCGAGTCGGCGACCGAGGCCGCGACGATGATAGCGCGCATCGACGACGTTATCGCGGCGGAGTAA
- a CDS encoding SDR family oxidoreductase produces MSADLKPLEKQVVVVTGASSGIGLTTARMAADRGARVVVAARSEEALRELTDEIRHSGGEATYVVADVRDRDDVREIAATARDAYGGFDTWVNVAGAFLYGKLEETPVEDMRDQFDTNVWGLLYGSLEATNLLKDRGGAIINVGSVASDRAIPLQGSYSASKHAVEGFTDALRMELEQDGAPVSVTLVKPASIDTPYPDHAKNHMDEAATLPPPVYAPETVARAILDAAENPQRDVYVGGGAKGMAALGHYAAGVLDTVMEKLFVPMQKDDEAPRRDAPNNLDESTGDLEERGGIDRHVSETSAYTEASQRRSLTGLALAGLGAVGLALYARSRSKRRGEKSGERETEGRRSVESVAQTRRKRG; encoded by the coding sequence ATGAGCGCCGACCTGAAACCGCTCGAAAAGCAGGTGGTCGTCGTCACCGGCGCGTCGTCGGGTATCGGCCTGACCACCGCGCGGATGGCCGCCGACCGCGGCGCGCGGGTGGTCGTCGCGGCCCGGAGCGAGGAGGCCCTGCGCGAGTTGACCGACGAGATACGCCACTCGGGCGGCGAGGCGACCTACGTCGTCGCCGACGTGCGCGACCGCGACGACGTGCGGGAGATAGCGGCGACCGCCCGCGACGCCTACGGCGGGTTCGACACGTGGGTCAACGTCGCCGGAGCGTTCCTCTACGGCAAACTGGAGGAGACGCCGGTCGAGGACATGCGCGACCAGTTCGACACGAACGTCTGGGGACTCCTCTACGGGTCGCTCGAAGCGACGAACCTCCTGAAGGACCGCGGCGGCGCGATAATCAACGTCGGGAGCGTCGCCTCGGACCGCGCCATCCCGCTTCAGGGCAGTTACTCGGCGAGCAAACACGCCGTCGAGGGGTTCACCGACGCGCTCCGGATGGAACTGGAGCAGGACGGCGCGCCCGTCTCGGTCACGCTCGTCAAACCCGCGTCCATCGACACGCCGTACCCCGACCACGCGAAGAACCACATGGACGAGGCGGCCACGCTCCCGCCGCCGGTCTACGCGCCCGAGACGGTGGCGCGGGCCATCCTCGACGCCGCGGAGAACCCCCAGCGCGACGTGTATGTCGGCGGCGGAGCCAAGGGCATGGCCGCGCTCGGCCACTACGCCGCCGGGGTCCTCGACACCGTGATGGAGAAACTGTTCGTGCCGATGCAGAAAGACGACGAGGCTCCTCGGCGGGACGCGCCGAACAACCTCGACGAATCGACCGGGGACCTCGAAGAGCGTGGCGGCATCGACCGGCACGTCTCGGAGACGAGCGCGTACACCGAAGCCTCCCAGCGCCGGAGCCTGACCGGTCTCGCGCTCGCGGGTCTCGGGGCGGTCGGTCTGGCGCTCTACGCCCGGTCGCGGTCGAAGCGCCGCGGCGAGAAGTCCGGCGAGCGCGAGACAGAGGGGCGACGGTCCGTCGAGTCCGTGGCGCAAACGCGGCGAAAGCGAGGGTGA
- a CDS encoding GHMP family kinase ATP-binding protein has translation MRAFAPGSVTAVFAPAETADQSKGASVAIADGVVADVQRAEDESAARGAPVVTVGGEPTAFEPVEIALRELDVPARADLTAEVPIGSGFGASGAATLAAVIAANGEFDLALSREEVVELAHRAEVEAGTGLGDVFVQNRGGLVVGDGGDPRKFERETPIEYSSFGPIATDEALADDDLMRRVAREGSATLDALPDDPSLARLTRDSWAFAEAIDLPTEEVRRAVEEVEAAGGAASMAMVGETVFAVGVEGVLQHRTEVCPDGAELR, from the coding sequence ATGCGAGCGTTCGCCCCCGGAAGCGTCACCGCCGTCTTCGCGCCCGCAGAGACCGCAGACCAGTCGAAGGGCGCGAGCGTCGCCATCGCCGACGGCGTGGTCGCGGACGTACAGCGAGCAGAAGACGAGAGCGCCGCCCGAGGAGCCCCCGTGGTCACGGTCGGCGGCGAGCCGACCGCCTTCGAACCGGTCGAAATCGCGCTCCGCGAGTTGGACGTGCCAGCGCGCGCCGACCTGACCGCCGAAGTTCCCATCGGGAGCGGGTTCGGCGCGAGCGGTGCCGCGACCCTCGCCGCGGTCATCGCCGCGAACGGGGAGTTCGACCTCGCACTCTCCCGCGAAGAGGTAGTCGAACTCGCCCACCGCGCGGAGGTCGAGGCCGGGACCGGTCTCGGCGACGTGTTCGTCCAGAACCGCGGCGGGTTGGTCGTCGGCGACGGCGGCGACCCCCGCAAATTCGAGCGCGAGACGCCCATCGAGTACTCGTCGTTCGGACCCATCGCCACCGACGAGGCGCTGGCCGACGACGACCTGATGAGACGAGTCGCCCGCGAGGGGTCGGCCACGCTCGACGCGCTCCCCGACGACCCCTCGCTGGCCAGACTGACCCGCGACTCGTGGGCGTTCGCCGAGGCCATCGACCTGCCGACCGAGGAGGTCCGCCGCGCGGTCGAGGAAGTCGAGGCCGCGGGCGGGGCCGCCAGCATGGCGATGGTGGGCGAGACGGTGTTCGCGGTCGGCGTCGAGGGCGTCCTACAGCACCGGACGGAGGTCTGTCCCGACGGCGCGGAGTTGCGCTGA
- a CDS encoding zinc-binding dehydrogenase, which translates to MTERMHAVAIEEFGDPTVFEDREFDRPDPDAEEVLVHVEASSVNPVEYKIRRGDLPPFAPDFPAIVGCDAAGVVESVGDDVTAFEEGDEVYGMVGGVTGAQGAYAEYVPAHADLLAPVPESLSFAEAAALPVVALTAWEMLVDKADAGEDDSTLVYGGAGGVGHVGVQLADWLGADVSATGSTERKRELAADLGASATIDYTATDPDEYVAEHTDGEGFDVVFDPVGDDHLQTAFEAVAPFERVVTTESSSTQDLSAMHQQALSLGVVLSILPVLRGTGRERVGDRLRRINEVVADGGLEPVLDDEQFALTAEGVADAHRYAEEGDHVGKISLVREA; encoded by the coding sequence GTGACCGAGCGCATGCACGCGGTCGCCATCGAGGAGTTCGGCGACCCGACGGTGTTCGAGGACCGCGAGTTCGACCGACCCGACCCCGACGCCGAGGAGGTGCTGGTCCACGTCGAGGCGTCGAGCGTCAACCCCGTCGAGTACAAGATTCGGCGGGGCGACCTGCCGCCGTTCGCGCCCGACTTCCCCGCAATCGTGGGCTGTGACGCGGCGGGCGTCGTCGAGAGCGTCGGCGACGACGTGACGGCCTTCGAGGAGGGCGACGAGGTGTACGGCATGGTCGGCGGCGTCACCGGCGCGCAGGGAGCCTACGCCGAGTACGTTCCCGCTCACGCCGACCTCCTCGCGCCGGTCCCCGAGTCGCTGTCGTTCGCCGAGGCCGCCGCGCTCCCCGTGGTCGCGCTCACCGCGTGGGAGATGCTGGTGGACAAGGCCGACGCGGGCGAGGACGACTCGACGCTCGTCTACGGCGGGGCGGGCGGCGTCGGCCACGTCGGCGTCCAACTGGCCGACTGGCTCGGCGCGGACGTGTCCGCGACCGGTTCGACCGAGCGCAAGCGCGAGTTGGCCGCCGACCTCGGCGCGTCCGCGACCATCGACTACACCGCGACCGACCCCGACGAGTACGTCGCCGAACACACCGACGGCGAGGGGTTCGACGTGGTGTTCGACCCGGTGGGCGACGACCACCTCCAGACCGCCTTCGAGGCGGTCGCGCCGTTCGAGCGCGTCGTCACCACCGAGTCGAGTTCGACGCAGGACCTCTCGGCGATGCACCAGCAGGCGCTCTCGCTCGGCGTCGTCCTCTCGATTCTGCCGGTCCTCCGCGGGACGGGGCGCGAACGCGTCGGCGACCGTCTCCGGCGAATCAACGAGGTCGTGGCCGACGGCGGTCTGGAACCCGTCTTGGACGACGAGCAGTTCGCGCTGACCGCCGAGGGCGTCGCCGACGCCCACCGGTACGCCGAGGAGGGCGACCACGTCGGCAAGATTTCGCTGGTTCGGGAGGCGTAG
- a CDS encoding cation:proton antiporter — translation MSELVVLVAELMLVLGIAAVVRTLARRVRIPFTVVLVVVGFAISVSQLQVSLDLSSDLVMKVLLPTIIFQGAEETKRGHFADTLPEAILMVVLGLPFAVLLLGLLGSYAFGVPIVIALLFAVIVYPIDPVAVLAIFRDTEAPARLGVLAETESHLSEGFAIVTFSTLLALVWEQVQTDQPIEGLVTLPELFDLAVQITWVSLGGLVVGAVTGGLVLLVLRYTVEEMAQLLFLVILPYGSYLLAEEVLHLSGVLAVVSAGLLIGTYGKAKVIRPESVEFIEEIWRTAAFLATTVLFVLVGIRVPVDHLLNFTPLILVATLLVFLVRAVSVYPVIKLVNRTSTGKIPLDYQHVLVWGGMHTVIPIALFLSVPDALPYHDKLGAMVFGVAVLSIVVQGVLMPYVLRTTETMGSMEGAIDAD, via the coding sequence ATGAGCGAACTCGTCGTCTTGGTCGCCGAACTCATGCTGGTGTTGGGTATCGCCGCCGTCGTCCGAACCTTGGCGCGGCGCGTGCGCATCCCGTTTACGGTCGTCCTCGTGGTCGTCGGATTCGCCATCTCGGTCTCCCAGTTACAGGTCAGCCTCGACCTCTCGTCGGACCTCGTGATGAAGGTGCTGTTGCCGACCATCATCTTTCAGGGTGCCGAGGAGACGAAGCGCGGACACTTCGCCGACACGCTTCCCGAGGCGATTCTGATGGTCGTCCTCGGACTCCCGTTCGCCGTGTTACTCCTCGGACTGTTAGGGAGCTACGCGTTCGGCGTTCCCATCGTCATCGCGTTGCTGTTCGCCGTCATCGTCTACCCCATCGACCCGGTCGCCGTGCTGGCTATCTTCCGGGACACGGAGGCCCCGGCGCGACTCGGCGTCCTCGCCGAGACCGAGAGCCACCTGAGCGAGGGGTTCGCCATCGTGACGTTCTCGACGCTCCTCGCGCTGGTCTGGGAGCAGGTCCAGACCGACCAGCCGATAGAAGGTCTCGTCACTCTCCCGGAACTCTTCGACCTCGCCGTCCAGATAACGTGGGTGAGCCTCGGCGGCCTCGTCGTCGGTGCCGTGACCGGAGGTCTCGTCCTCCTCGTCCTACGGTACACCGTCGAGGAGATGGCCCAACTGCTGTTCCTCGTCATCCTCCCGTACGGGAGCTACCTCCTCGCCGAGGAGGTACTCCACTTGAGCGGCGTCCTCGCGGTCGTCTCGGCAGGGTTGTTGATCGGAACCTACGGGAAGGCGAAGGTGATTCGCCCCGAGAGCGTGGAGTTCATCGAAGAAATCTGGCGGACCGCGGCGTTCCTCGCCACCACCGTCCTCTTCGTGCTGGTCGGTATCCGGGTGCCGGTAGACCACCTGCTCAACTTCACGCCGCTCATCCTCGTCGCCACGCTGTTGGTGTTCCTCGTCCGGGCCGTCTCCGTCTACCCGGTCATCAAACTGGTCAACCGAACGAGTACCGGGAAGATTCCGCTGGACTACCAGCACGTCCTCGTCTGGGGCGGGATGCACACGGTCATCCCGATAGCCCTCTTTCTCTCCGTCCCGGACGCGCTACCGTACCACGACAAACTCGGCGCGATGGTGTTCGGGGTAGCCGTCCTCAGCATCGTCGTGCAGGGCGTCCTGATGCCGTACGTCCTCCGGACCACCGAGACGATGGGGTCGATGGAGGGTGCCATCGACGCGGACTGA